Proteins found in one Nerophis lumbriciformis linkage group LG27, RoL_Nlum_v2.1, whole genome shotgun sequence genomic segment:
- the LOC133624337 gene encoding germ cell-specific gene 1-like protein yields the protein MKTTRKCRTLLSVGLNFFALFFSITAFITTYWCVGTQRVPKPKCSKLRTHQCIDYGVNETDPNKVVYSWETGDDRFLFRQFHTGIWVSCEENIHDESERCRSFIDLAPASEKGMLWLSLVSEMLYIVLLVVGFSLMCLELVHSSNVIDGLKLNAFAAVFTVLSGLLGMVAHVMYTQVFQVTVSLGPPDWRPYNWDYGWSFCMAWASFTCCMGASVTTLNSYTKTVIEFRHKRKTFEQSIREEHAREAFEYFREPSVHSISKSVEVYSSQTLKSGRMTPIPADSLDLSDIRASLGEEQC from the exons ATGAAGACAACTCGCAAATGCAGGACTCTTCTGTCGGTAGGCTTGAACTTCTTCGCCTTGTTCTTCTCCATCACGGCTTTCATCACCACCTACTGGTGTGTGGGTACGCAGAGGGTGCCCAAGCCCAAGTGCAGCAAGCTGCGGACCCACCAGTGCATCGATTACGGCGTCAACGAGACCGACCCCAACAAGGTGGTCTACAGCTGGGAGACCGGGGACGACCGATTCCTGTTCCGACAGTTCCACACCGGCATCTGGGTCTCTTGTGAGGAGAACATCCACGATGAAA gtgagagatgcagaAGCTTCATTGACTTGGCTCCTGCGTCGGAGAAAG GGATGCTGTGGCTGTCGCTGGTGTCTGAGATGCTGTACATCGTTCTCCTGGTGGTTGGCTTCAGCCTCATGTGTTTGGAGCTCGTCCACTCAAGCAACGTCATCGACGGGCTCAAGCTCAACGCCTTCGCCGCGGTCTTCACCGTGCTCTCAG GTCTCCTGGGCATGGTGGCTCATGTGATGTACACACAAGTCTTCCAGGTCACTGTCAGTCTGGGGCCCCCTGACTGGAGGCCCTATAACTGGGACTATGGCTGGTCCTTCTG CATGGCCTGGGCGTCCTTCACCTGCTGCATGGGCGCGTCGGTCACCACGCTCAACTCCTACACCAAGACCGTCATCGAGTTCCGGCACAAACGCAAGACCTTTGAGCAGAGCATCCGCGAGGAGCACGCACGGGAGGCTTTTGAATATTTCCGAGAACCCTCTGTGCACTCCATCTCCAAGTCTGTGGAGGTTTATTCCAGCCAGACCCTTAAGAGCGGCAGGATGACACCCATCCCGGCGGACTCCTTAGACCTGAGTGACATTCGAGCCTCTCTGGGGGAGGAACAATGCTGA